In the Entelurus aequoreus isolate RoL-2023_Sb linkage group LG21, RoL_Eaeq_v1.1, whole genome shotgun sequence genome, ttggtagagtggccgtgccagcaatcggagggttgctgggtactggggttcaatccccaccttctaccatcctagtcacgtccgttgtgtccttgggcaagacacttcacccttgctcctgatgggtgctggttagcgccttgcatggcagctcccgccatcagtgtgtgaatgggtgaatgtggaaatagtgtcaaagcactttgagtaccttgaaggtagaaaagcgctatgcaagtataacccatttatcatttatattttgttgttttcttactgtaccgaaaatgaaccgtaccgtgacctctaaaccgaggtacgtacagaaccgaaatgtttgtgtaccgttacacccctagctacAAGTAATGAGTTACTACCCATCTCTGAGTATAAGTAAcatttgcaaatgtttattttcttACAAGCCAAGAATAAAACATGAATATTACCGTTGAAGTGATCGCGGGTGAGGGAGAGGAAGATTCAGAGTGTCTCTGAAGAACTTGTAGGCTTTACGACCATGAAGGTGTAAATTGTTGGCAAACTCTCTCTCTTCTGCCGAATACTCGTTTTGTTTCctctttttaaaaagctccaaagGAAGATCTGAACGTAAATTTGGACAAAGAGTCTCGGCGGTGTGAAACAATAATCACATTATACACAATATTTTCTTCTTACCCAAATATATTTGCAGCTTGTCACACAGTTCCTCGTTCAGCAGCTTCTTCTCAGTCAGAACAAGCAGGAGAGCGTTGATGGTGGCCTTTGCTCTCCTTTCTCGGACTTGTGCATTTCTCTTCTCCTTCTCCAGCGTTACCACCCGAGCTGCCGTTTTAATGAATCTCACCTTCAGAGCAGACGGGCAACTGGGCAACGAATAGTTGTGCTCCTGCTTCAGGAAAATATGACAAATGTGTAATTTAATAGCCCACATACGCCATTCAGTAATGAATACTTTCACTTTGTTGACATCATCAAGTTCAAATACTCACAAGGTCAACATTAGACTGATGTTCATTTTCAATAACACGCTGAGAAATATTTAATAGAAGACTCTCCTCGGCCTTCTGTGATGTGATTGTGCTCCTTTTGGCTTTAGGCTGAGGAACATAAATAAAAGATACATCCTTATTTATTCATACCACAGTGTTGtactgtaatatactgt is a window encoding:
- the LOC133638713 gene encoding THAP domain-containing protein 2-like isoform X1 codes for the protein MPAHCAAYGCKVRRTAESKKLGITFHRFPKDDDVRRKWEVAVRRKSFAAKEQTVLCSKHFNPEDFDKTGGLCRIRQGVIPSVFNFSILCETSKGKRAATISRKPKECLPLLVCTTEKPKAKRSTITSQKAEESLLLNISQRVIENEHQSNVDLQEHNYSLPSCPSALKVRFIKTAARVVTLEKEKRNAQVRERRAKATINALLLVLTEKKLLNEELCDKLQIYLDLPLELFKKRKQNEYSAEEREFANNLHLHGRKAYKFFRDTLNLPLPHPRSLQRWLPCSENPEEAVL
- the LOC133638713 gene encoding THAP domain-containing protein 2-like isoform X2; this encodes MPAHCAAYGCKVRRTAESKKLGITFHRFPKDDDVRRKWEVAVRRKSFAAKEQTVLCSKHFNPEDFDKTGGLCRIRQGVIPSVFNFSILCETSKGKRAATISRKPKECLPLLVCTTEKPKAKRSTITSQKAEESLLLNISQRVIENEHQSNVDLEHNYSLPSCPSALKVRFIKTAARVVTLEKEKRNAQVRERRAKATINALLLVLTEKKLLNEELCDKLQIYLDLPLELFKKRKQNEYSAEEREFANNLHLHGRKAYKFFRDTLNLPLPHPRSLQRWLPCSENPEEAVL